Proteins from a single region of Mumia flava:
- a CDS encoding DUF559 domain-containing protein has product MDSIPPALRGRPFTLADASPYGVERHHLRTRRFRRLLRGVYVVADTPLTLTTWLRAALRTLPEDAVASHLSALRLWGLELRRLHPLHFSTNTTQHVLRPELRLHRRRGRLHPYVRDAIACTGPNRTYVDCATILNTIELVQAAESLIHREHTTRAQLAAYLQQCHLDGVLRARRAFAFVRERVESPMETLVRLALVFARLPEPDCNPRLFDRAGLFVARCDLVYEDYRVIVEYDGVWHERSKHQRARDRDRREALEKLGWTVIVVYDTDLATKRAIVWRVFQALRDHGYSGEPPHFNATWSRWFD; this is encoded by the coding sequence ATGGACTCGATCCCGCCCGCGCTCCGAGGACGGCCGTTCACGCTCGCCGACGCATCCCCGTACGGTGTCGAGCGCCATCATCTGAGGACCCGACGGTTTCGACGGCTGCTTCGCGGCGTCTACGTCGTCGCGGACACCCCGCTCACGCTCACGACGTGGCTGCGCGCCGCGCTCCGCACCCTCCCCGAAGACGCCGTCGCGAGCCACCTCTCGGCGCTGCGACTGTGGGGGCTCGAGCTGCGCCGCCTCCACCCGCTGCACTTCTCGACGAACACCACCCAGCACGTGCTCCGACCCGAGCTCCGTCTTCACCGTCGGCGCGGTCGGCTCCACCCGTACGTCCGCGATGCGATCGCGTGCACCGGCCCCAACCGTACGTACGTCGACTGTGCGACGATTCTGAACACGATCGAGCTGGTCCAGGCGGCGGAGTCCCTGATCCATCGCGAGCACACGACGAGGGCGCAGCTCGCGGCGTACCTCCAGCAGTGCCACCTCGACGGCGTCCTGCGGGCCCGCCGCGCCTTCGCGTTCGTCCGCGAGCGCGTCGAGTCGCCGATGGAGACGCTCGTACGGCTGGCTCTCGTGTTCGCTCGCCTACCGGAGCCCGACTGCAACCCCAGGCTGTTCGATCGGGCCGGCCTGTTCGTCGCCCGGTGCGACCTCGTGTACGAGGACTACCGCGTCATCGTCGAGTACGACGGCGTGTGGCACGAACGGTCGAAGCACCAGCGGGCCCGCGATCGGGACCGGCGCGAGGCGCTCGAGAAGCTCGGCTGGACCGTGATCGTGGTCTACGACACCGATCTCGCGACGAAGCGGGCGATCGTGTGGCGCGTGTTCCAGGCCCTGCGCGACCACGGATACTCGGGCGAGCCGCCACACTTCAACGCCACGTGGTCCCGTTGGTTCGACTGA
- a CDS encoding pyruvate carboxylase has translation MFRKIVVANRGEIAVRAFRAGYELGARTVAVFPYEDRGSEHRLKADEAYQIGEVGHPVRAYLDPEEIVATAVRAGADAVYPGYGFLSENPALAQACADAGITFVGPSVEVLRLTGNKARAIEAARAAGVPVLASVPPSRDADELVAAADALPYPLFVKAVAGGGGRGMRRVDDPAHLRDAVETAMREAEGAFGDPTCFIEQAVVDPRHIEVQVLADATGEVVHLYERDCSVQRRHQKVIEIAPAPRLDPEVRERMCADAVRFAQSIGYTCAGTVEFLLGPDGSYVFIEMNPRIQVEHTVTEEVTDVDLVQAQMRIASGETLADLGLTQDSITVRGAAMQCRITTEDPANGFRPDTGRITTYRSPGGAGVRLDGGTTYAGAEVSAYFDSLLTKLTCRGRDFSAAVERARRAVAEFRIRGVTTNLAFLSAVLGNSDFVAGGVTTSFIDDHPELPDQQPSADRGTKLLSYLADVTVNRPHGAAPDLVDPRTKLPPVDLSVPAPSGSRQLLLEVGPEEFARRLRAQTQVAVTDTTFRDAHQSLLATRVRSYDLMAAAPVVARTTPELWSIEAWGGATYDVALRFLSEDPWQRLAALREAVPNVCLQMLLRGRNTVGYTPYPTEVTDAFVAEAAATGIDVFRIFDALNDVEQMRPAIEAVRATGTAVAEVALCYTGDLMDPDERVYTLDYYLGLAERIVDAGAHVLAIKDMAGLLRAPAARRLVTALRERFDLPVHLHTHDTPGGQLATLMAAIDAGVDAVDTAAASMSGTTSQPPMSALVASTDHTDRTTGLSLRAVNDLEPYWEAVRKVYAPFEAGLPSPTGRVYRHEIPGGQLSNLRQQAIALGLGDSFEQIEDMYAAANDILGDIVKVTPSSKVVGDLALHLVAVGADPRDFAENPSTYDIPDSVIGFLAGELGDPPGGWPEPFRTRALEGRTVKPGETALEPADREGLAADPRRTLNRLLFPGPTSDFEKARSEYGDVSVLPTASYWYGLRAGEDVEVRLEEGVTLILGLEAISDADARGLRNVLCTLNGQLRPVTVRDRSIASDVASAEKADASDPMHVAVPFAGVVTPAVGVGDVVEPGQVVATIEAMKMEAAITAPVGGTVARLVIDAPHQSEGGDLLLVLG, from the coding sequence GTGTTCCGCAAGATCGTCGTCGCCAACCGAGGCGAGATCGCCGTCCGTGCGTTCCGAGCCGGCTACGAGCTGGGCGCCCGGACCGTGGCCGTCTTCCCGTACGAGGACCGCGGCTCCGAGCACCGCCTGAAGGCCGACGAGGCCTACCAGATCGGCGAGGTCGGCCACCCCGTGCGCGCCTACCTGGACCCGGAGGAGATCGTCGCCACCGCCGTACGAGCGGGTGCGGACGCGGTCTACCCCGGCTACGGGTTCCTGTCGGAGAACCCGGCGCTCGCCCAGGCCTGTGCCGACGCCGGGATCACCTTCGTCGGCCCGTCGGTCGAGGTGCTGCGACTGACCGGCAACAAGGCCCGTGCGATCGAGGCGGCTCGTGCCGCGGGCGTCCCGGTGCTCGCGTCGGTCCCCCCGAGCCGCGACGCCGACGAGCTCGTCGCGGCCGCCGACGCCCTCCCGTATCCCCTGTTCGTCAAGGCCGTCGCCGGTGGCGGCGGCCGTGGGATGCGTCGCGTCGACGACCCGGCGCACCTGCGCGACGCGGTCGAGACCGCGATGCGCGAGGCCGAGGGCGCGTTCGGCGACCCGACGTGCTTCATCGAGCAGGCCGTCGTCGACCCGCGCCACATCGAGGTGCAGGTGCTCGCCGACGCGACCGGCGAGGTCGTGCACCTGTACGAGCGGGACTGCTCGGTCCAGCGGCGCCACCAGAAGGTGATCGAGATCGCGCCCGCCCCGCGGCTCGACCCCGAGGTCCGGGAGCGGATGTGCGCCGACGCCGTGCGGTTCGCGCAGTCGATCGGCTACACGTGCGCGGGCACGGTCGAGTTCCTGCTGGGGCCCGACGGGTCGTACGTCTTCATCGAGATGAACCCGCGGATCCAGGTCGAGCACACCGTGACCGAGGAGGTCACCGACGTCGACCTGGTCCAGGCGCAGATGCGGATCGCCTCCGGCGAGACGCTGGCCGACCTCGGCCTGACCCAGGACTCGATCACGGTGCGTGGGGCGGCGATGCAGTGCCGGATCACGACCGAGGACCCGGCCAACGGCTTCCGGCCCGACACCGGCCGGATCACCACGTACCGCTCCCCCGGCGGCGCGGGCGTGCGGCTCGACGGCGGCACGACGTACGCCGGGGCCGAGGTCAGCGCGTACTTCGACTCGCTGCTCACCAAGCTGACCTGCCGCGGCCGCGACTTCTCCGCTGCGGTCGAGCGGGCCCGGCGTGCGGTGGCGGAGTTCCGGATCCGGGGCGTGACGACCAACCTCGCGTTCCTCTCCGCCGTGCTGGGCAACTCCGACTTCGTCGCGGGCGGCGTGACCACCTCGTTCATCGACGACCACCCCGAGCTGCCCGACCAGCAGCCGTCGGCCGACCGCGGCACGAAGCTGCTCAGCTACCTCGCCGACGTGACGGTCAACCGCCCGCACGGAGCCGCGCCGGACCTCGTCGACCCGCGGACCAAGCTCCCGCCCGTCGACCTGTCGGTGCCGGCGCCGTCCGGGTCGCGGCAGCTGCTGCTGGAGGTCGGGCCGGAGGAGTTCGCGCGGCGGCTGCGCGCCCAGACACAGGTCGCGGTGACCGACACGACGTTCCGCGACGCCCACCAGTCCCTGCTCGCGACCCGCGTGCGCTCGTACGACCTGATGGCCGCCGCGCCCGTCGTCGCGCGGACCACGCCCGAGCTGTGGTCGATCGAGGCCTGGGGCGGCGCGACGTACGACGTGGCGCTGCGCTTCCTGTCCGAGGACCCGTGGCAGCGGCTCGCGGCGCTGCGCGAGGCGGTCCCGAACGTCTGCCTCCAGATGCTGCTGCGCGGGCGCAACACCGTCGGCTACACCCCGTACCCGACCGAGGTCACCGACGCGTTCGTCGCCGAGGCTGCCGCCACCGGGATCGACGTGTTCCGGATCTTCGACGCGCTCAACGACGTCGAGCAGATGCGTCCGGCGATCGAGGCCGTACGGGCGACCGGGACGGCCGTCGCCGAGGTCGCGCTCTGCTACACCGGCGACCTGATGGACCCCGACGAGCGGGTCTACACGCTCGACTACTACCTCGGGCTCGCCGAGCGGATCGTCGATGCCGGTGCGCACGTGCTCGCGATCAAGGACATGGCCGGGCTGCTGCGCGCCCCCGCCGCCCGCCGGCTCGTCACGGCGCTGCGGGAGCGGTTCGACCTGCCGGTCCACCTGCACACCCACGACACGCCCGGCGGTCAGCTCGCGACGCTGATGGCGGCGATCGACGCCGGGGTGGACGCGGTCGACACCGCGGCCGCGTCGATGTCCGGCACGACCTCGCAGCCGCCGATGTCGGCGCTGGTCGCGAGCACGGACCACACCGACCGTACGACCGGCCTGTCGCTGCGCGCGGTCAACGACCTCGAGCCGTACTGGGAGGCGGTGCGCAAGGTCTACGCGCCGTTCGAGGCCGGGCTGCCGTCCCCGACCGGGCGCGTCTACCGCCACGAGATCCCCGGCGGGCAGCTGTCGAACCTGCGGCAGCAAGCGATCGCGCTCGGCCTCGGCGACTCCTTCGAGCAGATCGAGGACATGTACGCCGCCGCGAACGACATCCTCGGGGACATCGTCAAGGTGACACCGTCCTCGAAGGTCGTCGGCGACCTCGCGCTGCACCTGGTCGCGGTCGGGGCGGACCCGCGCGACTTCGCGGAGAACCCGAGCACCTACGACATCCCGGACTCCGTGATCGGCTTCCTCGCGGGCGAGCTCGGCGACCCGCCGGGCGGGTGGCCGGAGCCGTTCCGGACGCGGGCACTCGAGGGGCGGACGGTGAAGCCGGGTGAGACCGCCCTGGAGCCGGCCGATCGCGAGGGCCTGGCTGCGGATCCTCGCCGCACGCTCAACCGTCTGCTGTTCCCCGGCCCGACGAGCGACTTCGAGAAGGCGCGCAGCGAGTACGGCGACGTCTCGGTCCTGCCGACCGCCTCGTACTGGTACGGCCTGCGGGCGGGCGAGGACGTCGAGGTACGGCTCGAGGAGGGCGTGACGCTGATCCTCGGGCTCGAGGCGATCAGCGACGCCGACGCCCGCGGGCTGCGCAACGTCCTGTGCACGCTCAACGGCCAGCTGCGTCCGGTGACGGTGCGGGACCGCTCGATCGCGAGCGACGTGGCGAGCGCGGAGAAGGCCGACGCGTCCGACCCGATGCACGTCGCCGTGCCGTTCGCGGGAGTCGTGACGCCGGCGGTCGGTGTCGGGGACGTCGTCGAGCCCGGTCAGGTGGTGGCGACGATCGAGGCGATGAAGATGGAGGCTGCGATCACCGCCCCGGTCGGCGGCACGGTCGCCCGGCTCGTGATCGACGCCCCCCACCAGTCCGAGGGCGGCGACCTGCTCCTCGTCCTGGGCTGA
- a CDS encoding acyl-CoA dehydrogenase family protein: MAYSFLSDDHEAFRGVVRDFARAEIAPHVAQWDRDHHFPVELVARMGELGLFGLTAPEEYGGAGGDFTSLCVAIEELGRVDQSIGITLEAAVGLGINPILTFGTDEQKQAWLPDLVAGRALAGFGLTEPGAGSDAGATKTRAVLDGDEWVVDGAKQFITNSGSAITSLVTVTARTGTRDDGSAEISTIVVPSGTPGFTVEPAYDKLGWHISDTHPLTFDSVRVPAANLLGTRGRGYAQFLATLVDGRIAIAALALGCIEACLEMARGYATERTTFGAPIGRKQGVAFQVADLAVAARAARALVYEAAAMKDAGVTGPELTQAAAVAKLYTSEQAVTATRIATQVFGGYGFMEEYPVARFYRDAKILEIGEGTSEVQRMLIARGLGLPVE; encoded by the coding sequence ATGGCGTACTCCTTCCTCTCCGACGACCACGAGGCCTTCCGCGGGGTCGTCCGCGACTTCGCCCGGGCCGAGATCGCTCCTCACGTCGCGCAGTGGGACCGGGACCACCACTTCCCGGTCGAGCTGGTCGCGAGGATGGGCGAGCTGGGGCTGTTCGGCCTGACGGCGCCCGAGGAGTACGGCGGTGCCGGCGGCGACTTCACGAGCCTGTGCGTGGCGATCGAGGAGCTCGGCCGGGTCGACCAGTCGATCGGCATCACGCTGGAGGCCGCGGTCGGTCTCGGGATCAACCCGATCCTCACGTTCGGGACCGACGAGCAGAAGCAGGCGTGGCTGCCGGACCTGGTCGCAGGACGGGCGCTGGCCGGGTTCGGGCTCACGGAGCCGGGTGCGGGGTCGGACGCCGGTGCGACGAAGACCCGCGCCGTGCTCGACGGTGACGAGTGGGTCGTCGACGGCGCGAAGCAGTTCATCACCAACTCCGGCTCGGCGATCACCTCCCTCGTCACCGTGACGGCCCGTACGGGCACGCGCGACGACGGCTCCGCGGAGATCTCGACGATCGTCGTGCCGTCCGGCACGCCGGGGTTCACCGTCGAGCCGGCCTACGACAAGCTCGGCTGGCACATCTCCGACACCCACCCGCTGACCTTCGACTCGGTCCGCGTCCCGGCCGCCAACCTGCTCGGGACGCGGGGTCGCGGGTACGCGCAGTTCCTCGCGACGCTCGTCGACGGTCGGATCGCGATCGCCGCGCTCGCGCTCGGCTGCATCGAGGCGTGCCTGGAGATGGCGCGCGGGTACGCGACCGAGCGGACCACGTTCGGTGCTCCGATCGGGCGCAAGCAGGGGGTCGCGTTCCAGGTCGCCGACCTCGCCGTCGCCGCCCGCGCAGCGCGTGCGCTGGTCTACGAGGCGGCGGCGATGAAGGATGCCGGTGTGACCGGCCCCGAGCTCACCCAGGCCGCCGCGGTCGCGAAGCTGTACACCTCCGAGCAGGCCGTCACCGCGACCCGGATCGCGACCCAGGTCTTCGGCGGGTACGGGTTCATGGAGGAGTATCCGGTCGCGCGCTTCTACCGTGACGCGAAGATCCTCGAGATCGGCGAAGGCACGTCGGAGGTCCAGCGGATGCTGATCGCACGCGGCCTCGGCCTCCCGGTCGAGTAG
- a CDS encoding heme/hemin ABC transporter substrate-binding protein, translating to MLRRPPSLSRTWTPVALPALLVAILAGCATPGPQAEASGTITDIPALAEATPADDAKAYEGELQLDLGDAIPEPVTEDPVQDLPTTVTDAQGTKVEVDAARRVLALDQYGTLSQTVYELGLGDLLVGRDVSTTFEQAVDLPLVTQNGHELNGEAILDLEPDLILTDTSLGPWDVIEQMRDSGVAVVVVESGRSLDNVSELIGQVAGALGVPDAGDALAKRTQAAIDDVEAQVEATTPAAVQEQLRTVFLYVRGQSGVYYMFGEGSGADALIDAAGGYDVAREIGWDGMKPLNDEGLLAAQPDAILMMSKGLDSAGGVDGLLDRYPALAQTPAGQHRRFITLPDSQILSFGPRSADVINALAVALYAPEALS from the coding sequence GTGCTGCGGCGTCCCCCCTCGCTCTCCCGGACCTGGACCCCGGTCGCGCTCCCCGCCCTCCTCGTGGCGATCCTCGCCGGCTGTGCCACCCCGGGCCCGCAGGCGGAGGCGTCCGGCACGATCACGGACATCCCGGCCCTCGCGGAGGCGACGCCCGCCGACGACGCGAAGGCGTACGAGGGGGAGCTCCAGCTGGATCTCGGGGACGCGATCCCCGAGCCGGTCACCGAGGACCCCGTGCAGGACCTGCCGACCACCGTCACCGATGCGCAGGGGACGAAGGTCGAGGTCGACGCCGCCCGACGGGTGCTCGCGCTCGACCAGTACGGCACGCTCTCGCAGACGGTCTACGAGCTCGGACTCGGCGACCTGCTCGTCGGCCGGGACGTCTCGACGACGTTCGAGCAGGCCGTGGACCTGCCGCTCGTCACCCAGAACGGTCACGAGCTGAACGGCGAGGCGATCCTCGACCTCGAGCCCGACCTGATCCTCACCGACACGTCGCTCGGCCCGTGGGACGTGATCGAGCAGATGCGCGACTCGGGCGTGGCCGTGGTCGTCGTCGAGAGCGGACGCAGCCTGGACAACGTCAGCGAGCTGATCGGGCAGGTCGCCGGAGCGCTCGGCGTCCCGGACGCCGGCGACGCCCTCGCGAAGCGGACCCAGGCTGCGATCGACGACGTCGAGGCCCAGGTCGAGGCCACGACCCCCGCTGCCGTCCAGGAGCAGCTGCGGACCGTGTTCCTCTACGTCCGGGGCCAGTCCGGCGTCTACTACATGTTCGGCGAAGGGTCCGGCGCGGACGCGCTGATCGACGCCGCCGGCGGGTACGACGTCGCCCGGGAGATCGGCTGGGACGGGATGAAGCCCCTGAACGACGAGGGACTCCTCGCCGCCCAGCCGGACGCGATCCTGATGATGAGCAAGGGCCTGGACTCGGCCGGCGGCGTCGACGGGCTGCTGGACCGCTACCCGGCGCTCGCGCAGACCCCGGCCGGACAGCACCGCCGCTTCATCACCCTCCCGGACAGCCAGATCCTGTCCTTCGGCCCCCGCAGCGCCGACGTGATCAACGCCCTGGCGGTCGCGCTGTACGCCCCGGAGGCGCTGTCGTGA
- a CDS encoding NAD(P)H-quinone dehydrogenase — MNRVVIVGGGPGGYEAALVAAQLGAEVTVVERDGLGGSTVLTDCVPSKTLIATSDLMTEVSAASELGIRGVGDETVDLHQVNDRVKRLALAQSDDIRRRLERENVQMISGTGRLDGPETVLVTRDDGGTEELRSPVVLLATGAHPRIVPSAVPDGERILTWEQVYDLDELPEHLIVVGSGVTGAEFAGAYKALGCEVTLVSSRDRVLPGEDPDAAVVLEEVFTRRGMNVLSRSRMASVARKGDTVLVTLTDGRTVEGSHCLLALGSIPNSDGLGLDSAGVETDDGGFVSVDRVSRTSARGVYAAGDVTGVLMLASVAAMQGRIAMAHALGDAVQPLRLWQVVSNVFTAPEIATVGVSQKMVDAGEVDAEVLTLRLSGNPRAKMEGVRDGFVKLFCRPGGGAVIGGVVVAPRASELIHAVSLAVSCGLSTDQLANTFTVYPSMSGSTAEAARRLHQRR; from the coding sequence GTGAATCGCGTCGTCATCGTCGGTGGAGGTCCAGGTGGGTACGAGGCAGCGCTGGTCGCTGCGCAGCTCGGGGCGGAGGTCACGGTCGTCGAGCGCGACGGCCTCGGCGGCTCCACCGTCCTGACCGACTGCGTCCCCTCGAAGACGCTGATCGCCACCTCCGACCTGATGACCGAGGTCTCGGCCGCGTCCGAGCTCGGGATCCGCGGCGTCGGGGACGAGACGGTCGACCTGCATCAGGTCAACGACCGGGTGAAGCGGCTCGCGCTCGCGCAGTCCGACGACATCCGCCGCCGCCTGGAGCGGGAGAACGTCCAGATGATCTCCGGGACCGGGCGGCTGGACGGCCCGGAGACCGTGCTGGTCACGCGCGACGACGGCGGCACGGAGGAGCTTCGCAGCCCGGTCGTGCTGCTCGCGACCGGCGCACACCCGCGGATCGTGCCGAGCGCGGTGCCGGACGGCGAGCGGATCCTGACCTGGGAGCAGGTCTACGACCTCGACGAGCTGCCGGAGCACCTGATCGTCGTCGGGTCGGGCGTCACCGGTGCGGAGTTCGCCGGCGCGTACAAGGCGCTGGGCTGCGAGGTGACCCTGGTCTCGAGCCGGGACCGCGTGCTCCCCGGCGAGGACCCCGACGCGGCCGTGGTGCTCGAGGAGGTCTTCACCCGGCGCGGCATGAACGTCCTGTCGCGCTCGCGGATGGCTTCGGTCGCGCGCAAGGGCGACACCGTGCTCGTCACGCTCACCGACGGCCGTACGGTCGAGGGCTCGCACTGCCTGCTCGCGCTCGGCTCGATCCCGAACAGCGACGGGCTCGGGCTCGACTCGGCCGGGGTGGAGACCGACGACGGCGGGTTCGTGTCGGTCGACCGGGTCTCGCGGACGAGCGCCCGCGGGGTGTACGCGGCCGGCGACGTCACCGGCGTCCTGATGCTCGCGTCCGTCGCGGCGATGCAGGGGCGGATCGCGATGGCGCACGCGCTCGGCGACGCCGTCCAGCCGCTGCGGTTGTGGCAGGTCGTGAGCAACGTCTTCACCGCGCCGGAGATCGCGACCGTCGGGGTCAGCCAGAAGATGGTCGACGCCGGGGAGGTCGACGCCGAGGTCCTGACCCTGCGGCTCTCGGGGAACCCCCGCGCGAAGATGGAGGGCGTCCGCGACGGATTCGTCAAGCTGTTCTGCCGACCCGGGGGTGGTGCGGTCATCGGCGGCGTGGTGGTCGCGCCCCGCGCCAGCGAGCTGATCCACGCGGTCTCGCTCGCCGTCTCCTGCGGACTCTCCACCGACCAGCTCGCGAACACCTTCACCGTCTATCCGTCGATGAGCGGATCGACCGCCGAGGCCGCACGCCGCCTCCACCAGCGCCGCTGA
- a CDS encoding nucleoside deaminase, which translates to MSRPSDHDLLALARAEAERGRDEGGIPIGAALIAADGTVLAVGHNRRVQQGSAIRHGETDCLENAGRLPASVYAGATMVTTLSPCDMCTGAILLYGIPRVVVGENTTFYGGEDLLRERGVELVVLDDPACLALMTDFVASNPSLWNEDIGVED; encoded by the coding sequence ATGTCACGACCGAGCGACCACGACCTGCTCGCGCTGGCGCGCGCCGAGGCCGAGCGCGGACGGGACGAGGGCGGCATCCCGATCGGCGCCGCCCTGATCGCCGCGGACGGGACGGTGCTCGCCGTCGGGCACAACCGTCGCGTGCAGCAGGGCAGCGCGATCCGGCACGGCGAGACCGACTGCCTGGAGAACGCCGGACGCCTGCCCGCATCGGTCTACGCCGGCGCGACGATGGTGACCACGCTGTCCCCGTGCGACATGTGCACCGGCGCGATCCTGCTGTACGGGATCCCGCGGGTGGTCGTCGGCGAGAACACCACGTTCTACGGCGGCGAGGACCTGCTGCGCGAGCGGGGTGTGGAGCTGGTCGTGCTCGACGACCCGGCGTGCCTCGCGCTGATGACCGACTTCGTCGCCTCGAACCCGAGCCTGTGGAACGAGGACATCGGGGTCGAGGACTGA
- a CDS encoding FecCD family ABC transporter permease, whose translation MTTSAPAATPTARISGTVLLFGGLSVALVTLVVVSAGTGQLAISPSEVVGSVLHRIGIDAGPMPAHPEGDAALWNIRFPRVVMAVIVGASLATAGALMQGVFGNPLAEPSVVGVSAGAAVAAATAMVFGLAALGTWTVPALAFVGGLVTTLLVYALSRAGGRTEVVTLVLTGIAVNAVAGALLALLMFLADTQAREEIVFWQLGSLNGTRWDYVAVVLPFAVVGIGVAMLLSRKLDLLALGDRAARHLGVDVERLRIVSITLVALLTAAAVAFCGIIAFVGLVVPHLVRMVVGPGHRLLLPASALGGAVLLVAADLVARTAVPFAELPIGMLTSLIGGPVFFVLLRRTRATSGGWA comes from the coding sequence GTGACGACGAGCGCCCCGGCCGCGACACCGACGGCGCGCATCAGCGGCACGGTCCTGCTCTTCGGCGGCCTCTCCGTCGCGCTCGTCACGCTGGTCGTCGTCTCGGCGGGCACAGGTCAGCTCGCGATCAGCCCGAGCGAGGTCGTCGGCTCGGTGCTGCACCGCATCGGCATCGACGCCGGGCCGATGCCGGCCCACCCCGAGGGCGACGCGGCGCTGTGGAACATCCGCTTCCCGCGCGTCGTGATGGCCGTGATCGTCGGTGCGTCGCTCGCCACGGCCGGCGCCCTGATGCAGGGCGTCTTCGGCAACCCGCTCGCCGAGCCCAGTGTCGTCGGCGTCTCCGCCGGCGCCGCCGTCGCCGCCGCCACCGCGATGGTCTTCGGGCTGGCGGCGCTCGGCACCTGGACCGTGCCCGCCCTCGCCTTCGTCGGAGGCCTCGTCACCACCCTGCTCGTGTACGCACTGTCGCGTGCCGGCGGTCGTACGGAGGTCGTCACCCTGGTGCTCACCGGGATCGCCGTGAACGCCGTCGCCGGGGCGCTGCTCGCCCTGCTGATGTTCCTCGCCGACACGCAGGCCCGCGAGGAGATCGTGTTCTGGCAGCTCGGCAGCCTCAACGGCACCCGCTGGGACTACGTCGCCGTCGTCCTGCCGTTCGCGGTCGTCGGGATCGGCGTCGCGATGCTGCTCAGCCGCAAGCTCGACCTGCTCGCCCTCGGCGACCGCGCCGCCCGCCACCTCGGCGTCGACGTCGAGCGACTGCGGATCGTCTCCATCACCCTGGTCGCCCTGCTGACCGCCGCCGCGGTGGCGTTCTGCGGGATCATCGCCTTCGTCGGCCTGGTCGTCCCGCACCTCGTGCGGATGGTCGTCGGGCCCGGCCACCGGCTGCTGCTCCCCGCGAGCGCCCTGGGCGGCGCGGTCCTGCTCGTGGCGGCCGACCTGGTCGCCCGCACGGCCGTCCCGTTCGCCGAGCTGCCGATCGGCATGCTCACGTCCCTGATCGGCGGCCCCGTCTTCTTCGTGCTGCTCCGCCGGACCCGCGCGACGTCGGGAGGGTGGGCATGA
- a CDS encoding heme oxygenase (biliverdin-producing): MTTTVAPLSLSTAMREGSAAEHKSAESSTFMADLLAGRSDVAAYGRFLRQLAPVYDALETVGRSLASDRVVAAVHDPALDRLPSIESDLRAIVGDDWAERVGIGPAARAYADRVLATAGDPVPYLAHHYTRYLGDLSGGQAIGRILQREYGVGADGTSFYAFDAVPKPKPYKDAYRARLDGLGLSDGETARVVDEVRAAFACNEALFAEMSR, translated from the coding sequence ATGACCACGACCGTCGCCCCCCTCTCTCTGTCCACGGCGATGCGCGAGGGCTCGGCAGCCGAGCACAAGTCCGCCGAGTCGTCGACCTTCATGGCGGACCTGCTCGCCGGCCGCTCCGACGTCGCCGCCTACGGGCGCTTCCTCCGCCAGCTCGCGCCGGTCTACGACGCGCTCGAGACCGTCGGGCGGTCGCTCGCGTCCGACCGCGTGGTCGCCGCGGTGCACGACCCCGCGCTGGACCGCCTCCCGTCGATCGAGTCCGACCTGAGGGCGATCGTCGGCGACGACTGGGCCGAGCGCGTCGGGATCGGTCCGGCCGCCCGGGCGTACGCCGACCGCGTCCTCGCCACGGCGGGCGACCCGGTGCCGTACCTCGCGCACCACTACACGCGCTACCTCGGCGACCTCTCGGGCGGGCAGGCGATCGGGCGGATCCTGCAGCGCGAGTACGGCGTCGGCGCGGACGGCACGTCGTTCTACGCCTTCGACGCCGTGCCGAAGCCGAAGCCGTACAAGGACGCCTACCGCGCGCGTCTCGACGGGCTGGGGCTGAGCGACGGCGAGACCGCTCGGGTGGTCGACGAGGTGCGGGCCGCCTTCGCCTGCAACGAAGCGCTGTTCGCGGAGATGTCACGCTGA